In Metopolophium dirhodum isolate CAU chromosome 5, ASM1992520v1, whole genome shotgun sequence, the sequence gtgcagATATCGAAACTAcagtatactaatatagtaatatactatacatattgcTCACGGATTAATCCGTGATATTAATTAAAGCAATTTCAATAAGCCAAAACACGTTCTTCAGTTCACACATCAGTACTTCATAGACTTCAAAGTTCAAAATTCGAACACAATGCCGGGTCATGACAAAGATACTAATATCACCATGACACCATAACAAAAATTACTTTGTCCATGATATAACTAACTCAGTTATATCATGACTTTGTTCATAGCGcggactatagagtatagagaGCCAAGAGGAAATTCTATAGCGGAAAACGTTTTGCAGAACAAACGCCAACGTTTGAACTTTGAAACGTTGAAAAGGTAGAAATTCGTGAGCGCTTGGTTTAGTGCAGTATTTTGTTTAACCGCGGTCGTGGTGTATGACAAAAAGTGAATCGTGATAGTAACACCAAAGAATAACCAGAAGGGGCTGCAGCGCTGCACTCGCTGAGCATCACGATTAAAGATGGTAAATTACGATTAAAGGTACTATCTATATAGCCGTGCTGACCACTCAAAAATCAGCTGTTTAATTTGATGGAATATCAGTGGATCCAtgaatataacaaaaatgtaaaattctttCTGTCTGGTCACACTGATTTGCTGTTTACATTCTTACTTTGCAACAGTAAGTTACTTACAAGTTTGTTAGGATCACGGACTAGAATATAGTATCTTAGTCCGGCGTGGTTAGGATAAAGTTAATTGCCTCTGTTCGGAATAACAGTCTATCAAGAAACAAAGAATAATGGGAATTGTCTTTCTACTGGCTATGCTGATATTCCAACAGGTGTTGCAAATCTGTGCCCCATAAGAACCatgaactaatatatatatatatatatatatatcttagttcatgataaGAACCCATGTTAAACTCAAAAGGACAGGTGCTCCTTCTGGTTATTCTGTGGTAATGAATAGTGATAACGATCGGCAAAAGTCATGGACACATACATAAActcatgacaaattaaattaaattaaattacatttgtcaTGCATAGACTTAAGTCTCTCTAAGTCTCTCTCTATGGatatataataactagataCCCGACTTCATCTTATCAATGACGCTTGCAGACATTTACAacttgggaaatgtttactaatCGTTAGAAAGGTAATATCACTGTGAAGGCAGTACCACAGTGaaactactataatactatattgcttattactataataataaaattaattcttcaTGAAATGAAAATGCTTGGTTTTTAACTGTATAACTATTTAACTGTATTTCCAATAatgtttacttataataataccttttaatatatttgaaataaaattattttgttttatttatgacaatttttatgatactatagtattaaatttaaattaataatatttttagaacatcAATTGaaagtatatgtataattaattaggtacacggaatgtattaaaataattctacaATTAGAAAATCAAGTTAGTGAAATgattattaaaagtttatgaGAACAAAAAAGAAGAACATcctctaaataaaaattagtaatattaataaattatttacctatttattatatatttttttagaatttaaaaatggaaaaaatgtctttatttgagtcttttaatatgaatacaaaCAACAAACAAGTAaatgatgataattataacaatatgatggATTTATTGAATGAATTATCAGAACTTGATCcaaaatgtaagtacctattacaaatatttaatagattaaatttttcattaagtACCCAAAATAGttctaacaatttttaattgacCTATTTGTTTTGTgaatagtaggtactaggtaggtatttttttctatatcagTCTATGTAAGTGTCTTAATCCCAATTTTAGAGTTTATTACAAGTATTACATATTAAGTCCTATCACTGAATACATTGTTTACATTAAATTGattcaatgaatataatataaacatgaatataaaattactatttttaggtTTGTCAGCAGAtgattatagtaaattaattgaatatttgccTTTATCGCCTAATACTCATGGCCATCAAGTTTTAGCTGCTGGATGTAATGTAATTGCTTCATTATGCTCAGATGACTCAGCGAGACATTATCTTGGAGAAAAAATAACCGTGTCTACtgtgaatatattaaaatcactTACAAGTTGTATTAATAAAGACAAATGTATTCAAGAATGTTTGCTTCAGACATGTCGTGCAGTTGGGAATCTTTGTTATTATCatggtaaataataacattagttGTAGTTATAGAACAATCAGAAGTGTTCATACTTACTAGTGTGTAGAACAAAATATGTagtcttatataaaataaagtactctcaaatatattattaaaacttaactATAGTTACTACCAAGAATTCTATCTTAGTTTGTTATCACTGccaatttataatgaatatttaaaaatgtattgatcaaGTTTCTTTTGGATCAAATTTgtctgtttataattatttaattttaaatacattgtgCATCTAAATTAAACTAagcactttaaaaaaaaaaaatgtatacatttgtttcaaaacatttttagaggAAAATACCAAGTGTGCATTAAAAGAAGGATGTCTTTTAATTACGATGGAAGTGTTGAAAACAAACATTAATGAAGAAATTCAACCTGTTGTCATTgggttattattaaatttaactcatTTGGATGACTACAATTATaaggtttatataaattataaataataatctataaatatataaaaaaaaaatgttatagtaaATTTTTCAGTTTCAGGATAACATGATTgaagaattaaatttttatggaaTTCAATAcatggaatataataataataactatagattTTACATAAACTTGGTATCATTAATGATCAATATTGTTAGAAAATCAAAAAGTAACACCAAAATAAcagattatgaaaaatgttattttattgatcgtttattggaaagatataatatgcaaatcaATGTTACTTCCATttgtattaaattcattaaacaaGTCTCTAAAATTTATagtaaatgcataatatacttaaactaACATACTTCAATTAAcatatatgacgtatattatataaaacaaaaatatgtttagatgtttataattggatattaaaagaaaaacataaaacattagtagaaatattagataaatatgAAGAAAACCAAGAAGAGGATCCAAAacgtattgttaaaaaaatatgtgatatcataatattactttcCAATGATGGTATGGATTActtattgaatttttaactaaaatatattaatattaataattctctGTGATCTTGGATTGTGCTCTATTACATCTggagtcaaaatttgaaatacaatttttgtaatataaaatatatatattgtgaagttaaattttaacttacatGAATTCTCTCTcctaaattttaatgtttttatttagatGGTtccatggaaaaaaataaacaacttgatgttttatatttagtaGAATGGCTACTTAAAAAACTacattctaataatttatacgttaaGTTGTCGGCTGTAAGGTCTTTGGCCAATTTTAGTAGATATAGTaagtttatattagtttttatgtaaaattaaaatattatttaacatcacTTTGTACTACATCAGAATATGACTCAAATCATACAACTATAAGTCCTGCAAAAACTATAATGAAGCATATAACATGGTTTATAAATACTTTGGACCAATCAATCAAAGATAACAATTCATTGATGGAAGTATCTGTACTTTGTTTGTTTAAgtgagttttaaaaatatttaatttattttgaaatcgactaactatagtttatttatttattagaaatctTTTATATGTTACAAATTTTGAGTCTATGGATGAGAACAATACAGATAAATTGATCAAAATCACTATAGATGTTTTAAACCACACTACATTTAATCCAATAGTAATGAAAGGCATGGACATAATAAGATGTATCATCAAAAAAGGTGAGTTAGTGAGTAGTGAGTACCACTCTCCTGATTCCTAAACAGTAAATGTTAAAAGGTCCTTGTATaggatgttttaaatttgaattcaatattataaaatctttgtgtgctaaaaaatgttatcaacaataattttaaaaaatctataaaaataaaaattatcttattcCTGTAAATAGcccaaaaaaagtaattattttttaaatttaatgttgtgTAGAaactgataatataaacattcagtgaaaatttcatgtatttacagttacttttttttagaaatatgccaaaaaccaaaatagattttgtattaaatttcttgTTTTTCCTTAAAAAATTTTTCCACTTAAAAAATACTAAGaattatcaaaattacaaaacaaaatcagaatctaaatttaaaaacctcatcaaatacaagttttatttaatttttaaattttttctgctTTACATTAAATTCTATTATTGTATATGTTACAATATCATTCATCTtgtctttaaatattttgcttattgctataatatacatttctaagAAGTGACGCTAACACTCCTTAAGGCTTAAGATTCTAATACCCTAACCATTCAGGGGCGTGATTAGGGGGGTGGATCCCccccaaaactttttttttaccgttaacattttgatcaaagtaTTGATAATGACCATTCATGTTTGCTATAAACATAtattctcccccccccccccaaaccaaattcctaattacgccaTTGTAGCCAATAGGTAACTTTGCAGGTTAATAAGTTATCaaaagatatttataaaattgttttatttacaaaaatatttttggaaacttGTCGATTGAAGGTGTTAATAATCACCCCAGatgaattgaataataattaagccAATGACGAATTAAGTTCACTACGATTCTAATGATGggcaagcccggattaaggggtGGGCACGGTCCTATGGCCCATCTTTATctccaaaatatatataatttttaacgcgTCCAacaaagttttcaaaaaaaaaaaaatttttgtaggtagtacctataataggtaaattattattaataattatgaaataaataatattgttaaaaaaaaacccgcgtacaatgacataagatacactctgtatattttttgtatagtaaaaagttatacaataatataaagtcgttaATATGTAACGATACAATTatcgtcacacccgcatgtgttttTTCTATCTTATACATgtacgacatagacaaaacgcgtttacgcagtcttAGTAGAACTTGCACAATTTTGattctagagtaaaaatatctattataaaattgaattgtgactATACTTCTGAAAGCTTCTTGACTTctagttcatttttttttaaattaaaattttaaaatgttgtatatttttaaacgatataaTGAACGTTATTCTGGGTATAATGGAAAAACGCAACAACTTGCcatcagaaatattgtcacaattcaattttataataggtatcttaGCTCTAAAACCAAAAATGAGCGATTTttactcagactgcgtaaatgcgttttgcatatatatatataagccgCGTACACACTTGTAACATTTTCTGTTAGGCCGTAACAGCACCGTTCCATCAGTTGTCAGTAAATTTGGCCGCATCAAAGGATGTTACGCGCAAATGTTACAAGTGTGTACGCGGCTTAAGATGGAAATACAACActtgcgggtgtgacgtcctcttgtaacaattattgttttcaagtTCTGAattgatacattataattatatttaattctaaGAAATATGGAAaagtttttatcatatttatatttttcgtagGTGGCATTAGTCAAAAACAACTTGTTTTGTACAAAAATTCAACCTTTATAAAATTAGTGACAACACATTGTAATAGTGTTGATGAAGACATCCAAATATTGGccaaaaaattactttattcaattAACGAGGATATAAATGAATCTGAAATTGTTGAATCAAAAACAGTGGAAGACAATTTAacaattgaagaaaaaatttgaacatcacttattatataataattttatttttataattataattattattttttaacaagacaccaaattaaataaatttggtaCTTGCCTTGTATGTTACAAAAAGTAATTACCAAACATTATTATTCTACTTactaattaacttaatttaatctttttattttgttattatacttattgataatcgtatataatatatttggcctAAATAAtgcaaatcaaataattttgttttcaccTAAAATCTACTACACAAAAATTTCTCAAAAAAATAtctgataaaatattagaaacgcAAAGAATGAGGGGAGGGAGTCAAgtcctatttaaaaaaagatgtttatactcacaaaaaaaaaaattccaaaaatcaggatttgaatatatgcataatttaagcaTAAAAGAGGGTgagatatttaaaataccaccTTTGTATATGTAAGGTGTATTAagaaaatgttatgataattttacatttgaatGTGTTTTCACAATACAGTTTGGGGTCCAGTCCATTGAATATACATGAGATCTTAATTGTCAAGTATAATTCActgttttaaaagaaaaatattatgagacaatttaaaataaaaaggagTGTTGTAATTGGCTGGTTACTTTTTCTCCCGTGAGATGTTTGGTTAAGTTATTGGtcttatcataaaaatatcccGCACTAGCCTcagctattaattattgttagttaataaaaattttgttaaatataaaatgggataattttaaaaatattatttattacaataattaataaatcaaattatttattataaaaattgataaaaaaattaataatatattttggaagATAACTTTTCGTCacaagttacatattataagacAGGTATTTGACAAGTagatttttgatataaattaaaatatattacatttaataagaCATTTGCACACAGTAATGTAATAACATTGATAATGGTAATaggcaatttatattttatactatttagtatttattattaaagaatattttgtaaatttgtactTGTTACTTACGTGCTTTTCGGattgtagtttttatttattattattattggttttacattAAACAAATGGTTTCTATTGATGCATGTTTGAGGCTAGGCCATCTATGGTACTATCTTTGAAAAGTAGGAACAACATATTAGTTGACTTTCTTATATTTAACAgactataaaaaatttaatatattcattttgtatcTGTTGGTAACTTTTTAGTTAAGAACCTTAGCAGTATTACTCAGACAACAGCAGTAGTccacctaaaattatttgtaaattgaactgttagaaaatgttatgaagcatttttaaacatttaactcAATTTTTTATGCAGTTACACAGTTTAGTCACACAcagtaaatcataaaaataacaaatttttgtttctaattCAAATTGCGTTTGGCAGTGGGCATTGAAACTTAACAGGGTcaacattaaaattgaaatttatataaacaaataaaattcatatttaagtaaaaatatatgtcatatttatttttttatctaattgtaatagctaataataacacattactAATTAATGTAAACTATGTTGTATTGCTTAAgtgaaacattaaattaaacaatgtattttaaattatgatacattttcaaaaattgaatataatatatttattgtaagacGTGTATATAATTgcattaatgttataattgttaattacttaaaaattattaaaatttaagatatcTTCAAAGAACCATTCTTCAGAATTATCACTAATACTTCAAATTCTTCTTAACTATAAGCCctgaaacaaaacaattaaatttaaaatagattttctcatagcaaaatattttggacaaaataagattatattgtattatattaattgaataatttgacaTAAGCCAAAAACTTTTTAGATCAACTGTAGATTTTCAATTGGTCTAGGTACATTTTCAAACAGCAGTCGTAGGTATTGTATTtatcctaaaattaaaatttaaaaaaacttttaaaaatgaatgttgatttaataaaataatgatattttagaaTGCATACCATAACACAACTCTCATTGGTAACATTTCACATGTCATCTTATTCTAGATTATACTAATCATACGGATATGAATTAGTGGATGAAGCGATAGTTTTCAATGGTTTGAAAACACAAAACACTCAAATGATCTGAAAGAGTATTGAAAGATATTTGACGATGAGAGAAATGTTGATTGCAGTGAAGATTCGGGTTGATAGAATAAATGTTGATCGTGGATGTGTTGATAGAAGTAATGTTGAACGCAGATATGTTGATTGCGGGTTTGTTGATAGAAGTAATGTTGATTGCAGATATGTTGATAGGAGAAATGCAGAATGAATGTTGATAGATGTATTGTAGTTgctcattaaaaatgttgattgaaaGAAAACAATTGTGGGGCTTCAAAAACGATCAGACAGCGCTATGAAAATGATGCAAGTATAACTCTGCTAACAAGTCAGC encodes:
- the LOC132945750 gene encoding uncharacterized protein LOC132945750 isoform X1 — its product is MEKMSLFESFNMNTNNKQVNDDNYNNMMDLLNELSELDPKCLSADDYSKLIEYLPLSPNTHGHQVLAAGCNVIASLCSDDSARHYLGEKITVSTVNILKSLTSCINKDKCIQECLLQTCRAVGNLCYYHEENTKCALKEGCLLITMEVLKTNINEEIQPVVIGLLLNLTHLDDYNYKFQDNMIEELNFYGIQYMEYNNNNYRFYINLVSLMINIVRKSKSNTKITDYEKCYFIDRLLERYNMQINVTSICIKFIKQVSKIYNVYNWILKEKHKTLVEILDKYEENQEEDPKRIVKKICDIIILLSNDDGSMEKNKQLDVLYLVEWLLKKLHSNNLYVKLSAVRSLANFSRYKYDSNHTTISPAKTIMKHITWFINTLDQSIKDNNSLMEVSVLCLFKNLLYVTNFESMDENNTDKLIKITIDVLNHTTFNPIVMKGMDIIRCIIKKGGISQKQLVLYKNSTFIKLVTTHCNSVDEDIQILAKKLLYSINEDINESEIVESKTVEDNLTIEEKI
- the LOC132945750 gene encoding uncharacterized protein LOC132945750 isoform X2, encoding MEKMSLFESFNMNTNNKQVNDDNYNNMMDLLNELSELDPKCLSADDYSKLIEYLPLSPNTHGHQVLAAGCNVIASLCSDDSARHYLGEKITVSTVNILKSLTSCINKDKCIQECLLQTCRAVGNLCYYHEENTKCALKEGCLLITMEVLKTNINEEIQPVVIGLLLNLTHLDDYNYKDNMIEELNFYGIQYMEYNNNNYRFYINLVSLMINIVRKSKSNTKITDYEKCYFIDRLLERYNMQINVTSICIKFIKQVSKIYNVYNWILKEKHKTLVEILDKYEENQEEDPKRIVKKICDIIILLSNDDGSMEKNKQLDVLYLVEWLLKKLHSNNLYVKLSAVRSLANFSRYKYDSNHTTISPAKTIMKHITWFINTLDQSIKDNNSLMEVSVLCLFKNLLYVTNFESMDENNTDKLIKITIDVLNHTTFNPIVMKGMDIIRCIIKKGGISQKQLVLYKNSTFIKLVTTHCNSVDEDIQILAKKLLYSINEDINESEIVESKTVEDNLTIEEKI